One window from the genome of Sulfodiicoccus acidiphilus encodes:
- a CDS encoding NAD(P)/FAD-dependent oxidoreductase — translation MKIGILGGGVAGSLLYMLLRGVGQQVDLYDLKDKYFKPCGDIVPNVYTPPFPWKVDVEVKNFAFYLDGELMYDVDYRYPKWLVIDKWGWINSMRSITKLSRTYDGNYDVTIDARGPYPMDREVVYTTRAIVKTGSQLDRAIFEFDSKLTGFYWVFPAAEGTINVGAGFLEERNSRRALLDYMKTKLGEYELKDLRGAPISVGEVGNRKLKVGEARGLVFPMSGEGIRPSAISAEVAFEALTKEKEFDQFLEERLGWLDNRIRIQRILLSIYRGSPPHLRRTMLRALIKSDVLIDAYLDDKLDLNGILDAVRLTRSGAFTGKLKK, via the coding sequence GTGAAGATAGGGATACTGGGAGGGGGAGTGGCGGGTTCCCTACTCTACATGCTTCTGAGAGGTGTGGGACAGCAGGTCGACCTCTATGACCTAAAAGATAAGTACTTCAAACCCTGTGGTGATATAGTACCTAATGTCTACACCCCTCCCTTCCCTTGGAAGGTGGACGTAGAGGTCAAGAACTTCGCCTTCTACTTGGACGGTGAATTAATGTACGATGTAGATTATAGATATCCAAAATGGCTCGTTATTGATAAGTGGGGTTGGATAAACAGTATGAGGTCCATCACCAAGTTAAGTAGAACCTACGATGGAAATTACGACGTCACAATTGACGCCAGAGGACCCTATCCAATGGACAGAGAAGTAGTGTATACCACTCGGGCCATAGTCAAGACTGGCTCACAGTTGGATAGGGCTATCTTTGAGTTCGACTCCAAGTTAACCGGTTTCTATTGGGTATTTCCAGCCGCGGAGGGAACAATCAACGTAGGAGCTGGCTTTCTAGAGGAGAGGAACTCTAGGAGAGCACTTCTCGATTATATGAAGACCAAGTTAGGAGAGTATGAATTGAAGGACTTGAGGGGTGCTCCAATATCCGTGGGAGAAGTCGGAAACAGGAAACTGAAAGTTGGGGAAGCACGAGGACTAGTCTTTCCAATGAGCGGTGAGGGGATAAGACCCTCAGCGATCTCGGCAGAAGTCGCGTTCGAGGCTTTAACTAAAGAGAAGGAGTTTGACCAATTTCTAGAGGAGCGGCTGGGTTGGCTGGATAATAGAATAAGGATCCAAAGGATACTTCTTTCCATATATAGAGGTTCACCACCTCACTTGAGAAGGACAATGCTAAGAGCCCTAATTAAGAGTGATGTCTTAATTGACGCTTACCTAGATGATAAACTGGACCTAAATGGGATATTAGATGCGGTGAGGTTGACAAGGAGTGGAGCTTTTACTGGAAAACTCAAAAAGTAA
- the sufC gene encoding Fe-S cluster assembly ATPase SufC, whose protein sequence is MAKLTIEDLHVEVEGKEVIRGINLEIRSGEIHALMGPNGSGKTSLSLALMGHPKYKITKGRILLNDENITNLETHEKVKKGLFLAFQLPVEIPGVKLSTLLLAEYNRIYGYNENAVALLQKVKEVVKKVNLGESLLNRGVHEGFSGGEKKRAEILQMLILRPKFAILDEPDSGVDVDGLKMIGDSINQLLKENGTGYLIITHYRRILDYVKTDVIHVLNRGKLVASGGEELAKLIDEKGYEAVIK, encoded by the coding sequence ATGGCGAAGCTAACTATAGAAGACCTTCACGTCGAAGTGGAAGGAAAGGAGGTAATAAGGGGAATAAACCTCGAGATTAGGAGTGGCGAGATACATGCGCTTATGGGACCCAACGGAAGTGGGAAGACCTCCCTATCCCTCGCCCTGATGGGGCACCCTAAGTACAAGATCACTAAGGGGAGAATACTCCTTAATGATGAAAACATTACTAACTTAGAGACTCACGAAAAGGTGAAGAAGGGATTGTTCTTAGCCTTCCAGTTGCCGGTGGAGATCCCCGGCGTCAAGCTCTCTACACTTCTCCTCGCAGAGTACAATAGGATTTACGGCTATAACGAGAACGCAGTGGCCCTTCTTCAGAAGGTTAAAGAAGTAGTTAAGAAAGTCAACCTCGGAGAGTCGTTACTGAATAGGGGCGTTCACGAGGGGTTCAGCGGAGGGGAGAAAAAGAGGGCAGAAATACTACAGATGTTGATCCTGAGACCCAAATTCGCAATACTAGACGAGCCAGACTCTGGAGTGGATGTTGATGGATTGAAAATGATAGGAGATAGTATAAACCAACTCCTTAAAGAGAATGGGACTGGGTACTTGATAATAACTCACTATAGGAGGATACTGGACTACGTGAAGACGGACGTTATTCACGTTCTCAATAGGGGCAAATTAGTCGCGAGTGGTGGAGAGGAACTTGCCAAACTAATAGATGAGAAAGGTTACGAAGCTGTAATAAAGTGA
- a CDS encoding AbrB/MazE/SpoVT family DNA-binding domain-containing protein, translated as MRSSINGEQKDVESRKVQKLGSSSLFITLPKKWINKWNIKPGDKVIMELESSGSLRLTAEKVKVSPAKKSIRVDVDSTKQQLHRTISCLYSLGYDEIVLESKKSFGQKEFEEVMSSVKQMVGMEVTEIGDSLIRIDCLLDSEKVGVESLLRRMLNIVAKQIDDLSSFVVQEKKRTTEKGTLEELKRVHYMLSRRIIGKREDKENGFTLGYLALLAAQTLMTVTHYVEKLEELLSEVELSEDESHIVRGLLQKVNDVLDEVVMSLIFPSYKRINNGFTMIVQSREELKELKNSRPEVMSLHYVLDSMLDLLEKAMENSSCGVFIEGSQ; from the coding sequence TTGCGCAGTTCCATCAACGGAGAACAGAAAGACGTAGAGAGTCGGAAGGTGCAGAAGCTCGGCTCTTCCTCCCTCTTCATCACCTTGCCTAAGAAATGGATAAACAAGTGGAACATAAAGCCGGGGGATAAGGTGATAATGGAGTTGGAGTCCAGCGGATCCCTTAGGCTCACTGCAGAGAAGGTGAAGGTAAGCCCAGCCAAAAAATCCATAAGAGTTGACGTGGATTCTACTAAACAACAGCTGCACAGGACCATATCGTGCCTGTACTCGCTAGGCTACGACGAGATTGTGCTGGAGAGTAAGAAGTCCTTTGGACAGAAGGAGTTTGAGGAGGTGATGAGTTCTGTGAAACAGATGGTGGGAATGGAAGTAACTGAGATCGGTGACAGCCTAATAAGAATAGACTGTCTTCTCGATTCAGAGAAGGTAGGCGTCGAATCCTTGCTGAGGAGGATGCTTAACATAGTGGCTAAACAGATAGATGACTTGAGTTCCTTCGTAGTGCAGGAGAAGAAGAGGACCACTGAGAAGGGAACGCTCGAGGAGCTCAAAAGAGTCCACTACATGCTCAGTAGACGAATAATCGGTAAGAGAGAGGACAAGGAGAACGGTTTCACTTTAGGTTACTTGGCGCTACTGGCAGCCCAGACTCTCATGACAGTGACCCACTACGTCGAGAAGCTAGAGGAATTGCTTTCTGAAGTCGAGTTGAGTGAGGATGAATCCCACATCGTAAGGGGCCTACTGCAGAAGGTAAACGATGTACTCGACGAAGTTGTGATGTCACTTATCTTCCCAAGCTATAAGAGAATAAACAACGGCTTCACCATGATTGTGCAGAGTAGAGAGGAACTCAAGGAGCTTAAGAACTCCAGGCCGGAGGTGATGTCTTTACATTATGTCCTCGACTCTATGTTGGACCTGCTAGAGAAGGCCATGGAGAATTCAAGCTGTGGAGTTTTTATTGAGGGAAGCCAGTAA
- a CDS encoding Hsp20/alpha crystallin family protein, translated as MPTYKRTTTEPENLVEREIEEIRREIEELMSRLERIRYGGMGELTPLYTLYEDQGFYYYVIDIPYVETSDVNVKIEGDKVSVMCVNKQGHRYRLSFRVPPNASADKLRMSKVKGRLKLTIPKID; from the coding sequence ATGCCCACTTACAAGAGGACCACAACAGAGCCGGAGAACTTAGTTGAGAGGGAGATAGAGGAAATAAGGAGGGAGATAGAGGAGCTCATGAGTAGGTTAGAAAGGATCAGGTATGGTGGAATGGGAGAACTCACTCCACTTTACACGCTATACGAAGACCAAGGATTCTACTACTACGTTATAGATATTCCCTATGTGGAGACTAGCGACGTTAACGTGAAGATAGAGGGAGATAAGGTCAGCGTAATGTGCGTAAATAAACAGGGCCATAGATATCGTCTCTCCTTCAGGGTACCTCCAAATGCTTCCGCTGACAAATTAAGGATGTCGAAAGTTAAGGGGAGGTTGAAGCTGACAATCCCTAAAATAGACTGA
- a CDS encoding proteasome assembly chaperone family protein: MSYETVMLEEPTLPKPRYLFVGLPDAGLVGQIAAEYLIRETRMAEVAHFYLQKLSPTIVQVSGGLAKPPIRLYYSQNMLVFNSWVAIPPALATDVAELVCSLATKFDVYALISVTGIPVPNRLDLERLGVYWITSNEELAKETEKMSLAPRFDEGYIAGPYAPILLESKRRGLRNLVVTVESFLDLPDPEASAAAIEVVSKFTGFSVSTDNLLKEAEAIRARIRGLMEETKKNISGRAGPTTYA, from the coding sequence GTGTCTTACGAGACCGTAATGTTAGAGGAACCAACTCTACCTAAACCGAGGTACTTGTTCGTGGGTCTCCCAGACGCAGGACTCGTAGGGCAGATAGCCGCGGAATATTTGATAAGAGAAACAAGAATGGCTGAGGTGGCTCACTTTTACTTGCAGAAACTCTCTCCCACGATTGTCCAGGTCTCTGGAGGATTAGCGAAACCACCAATCAGGCTCTACTATTCCCAGAACATGCTGGTATTCAACTCATGGGTCGCCATACCTCCTGCCCTTGCAACAGACGTGGCAGAGCTTGTGTGCTCCCTAGCAACTAAGTTCGACGTCTACGCCCTGATATCAGTGACTGGAATTCCAGTTCCAAACAGGTTAGATCTGGAGAGACTCGGAGTATATTGGATCACCAGCAACGAAGAGCTAGCCAAAGAAACAGAGAAAATGAGTCTCGCGCCTAGGTTCGACGAGGGCTACATAGCCGGACCATATGCCCCGATCTTGCTAGAGTCGAAGAGGAGAGGTTTAAGGAACTTAGTCGTGACCGTTGAATCCTTCTTGGACCTTCCAGATCCAGAGGCGTCAGCTGCAGCGATAGAGGTCGTTTCTAAGTTCACGGGCTTCTCTGTCTCCACCGATAACTTACTGAAGGAGGCAGAGGCGATAAGGGCAAGGATAAGAGGATTGATGGAAGAGACCAAGAAGAACATAAGCGGCAGAGCCGGGCCGACTACCTACGCGTGA
- the gcvH gene encoding glycine cleavage system protein GcvH gives MEKRTKYLIVNDRLYTDSDEWVKVEKDVLIVGITDYAQKKLRDIIGVDLPKPNTQVRKGDPIAVVESVKAAADIYSPVDGTITEVNERLVESPELLNKDPYGEGWIFKIKPSGPLANLLTPENYMKKIGE, from the coding sequence ATGGAGAAAAGGACAAAGTACTTAATAGTGAACGATAGGCTCTACACGGACTCGGACGAGTGGGTTAAGGTAGAGAAGGACGTCTTAATAGTTGGAATAACGGACTACGCGCAAAAGAAACTCAGGGACATAATTGGAGTCGATCTACCAAAACCTAACACGCAAGTCAGGAAAGGAGATCCAATAGCAGTCGTGGAATCGGTTAAGGCCGCCGCCGATATATACTCTCCAGTTGACGGTACAATAACCGAGGTCAATGAGCGACTCGTGGAGTCTCCAGAGCTGCTCAACAAGGATCCCTACGGTGAGGGATGGATCTTCAAGATAAAGCCTTCAGGGCCATTGGCTAACCTACTCACACCCGAGAACTACATGAAGAAGATAGGTGAGTGA
- the gcvT gene encoding glycine cleavage system aminomethyltransferase GcvT yields the protein MFSTRLRNLEEEMGADFGVFAGWSMPMSYGSYLDEHMAVRSSAAFFDLSHMGRLMVTGKKEEFEYLVAKAIGSTEAGKMVGPTAFLTDKGTFVDDVMIYVLGESSWLVVTNAVNREKVASWIKRNSGLEVEDLTMEYAMVAVQGRRVWEFTDKVEIEPLSFKKGIKYMGIETFLLSRSGWTGEDGVEIWARPEEMELLLRKLRTNGIKPAGLIARDSLRQEMGFVLYGEDIDETVNPLEARYWVFSLEKEFLGRNALVQALRTGVTKIRVGLKLKKGERVIPRRDSKIMVEDQEIGVVTSSTYSPYLTRVIGMGYVKSSHLFLGYSSKVEVRGRRIEAKLTDFPLV from the coding sequence ATGTTTAGTACAAGGTTACGTAACCTGGAGGAGGAAATGGGAGCGGACTTCGGAGTGTTCGCTGGTTGGTCTATGCCTATGAGTTACGGATCATATTTAGATGAACACATGGCGGTGAGGAGTTCTGCTGCCTTCTTCGACCTATCCCACATGGGGAGATTAATGGTGACAGGGAAAAAGGAGGAGTTCGAGTACCTGGTGGCCAAGGCAATAGGAAGCACTGAAGCAGGAAAGATGGTTGGACCCACAGCCTTCCTTACGGACAAGGGAACCTTCGTTGACGATGTGATGATTTACGTTCTAGGAGAATCCTCGTGGCTGGTAGTGACCAACGCCGTCAACAGGGAGAAGGTGGCCTCTTGGATAAAACGGAACAGTGGCCTGGAAGTTGAGGACCTGACCATGGAATATGCTATGGTGGCCGTGCAGGGTAGGAGAGTTTGGGAATTCACTGATAAGGTGGAGATCGAGCCTCTAAGCTTCAAGAAGGGCATAAAATACATGGGGATCGAGACCTTCCTCCTCAGTAGATCTGGATGGACAGGAGAGGATGGAGTAGAAATATGGGCCAGGCCAGAGGAAATGGAGTTACTTCTGAGGAAGTTAAGGACAAACGGGATCAAACCAGCTGGACTGATAGCGAGGGACAGCTTGAGACAGGAAATGGGTTTCGTACTTTATGGGGAGGACATCGACGAAACAGTGAACCCCCTGGAGGCTAGATACTGGGTGTTCTCGTTAGAGAAGGAGTTCTTGGGGAGGAATGCCTTAGTCCAGGCCCTCAGAACAGGGGTTACCAAGATCAGGGTCGGACTCAAGTTGAAGAAAGGTGAAAGGGTCATCCCAAGAAGAGATAGCAAAATAATGGTCGAGGACCAAGAGATAGGTGTGGTCACCAGCTCAACTTACTCACCATACCTAACCCGGGTCATAGGGATGGGATACGTGAAGTCCTCCCACCTCTTCTTGGGCTACTCTTCTAAAGTGGAAGTGAGAGGAAGACGAATAGAGGCCAAGCTGACAGATTTCCCACTGGTGTAA
- the gcvPA gene encoding aminomethyl-transferring glycine dehydrogenase subunit GcvPA: protein MTRHPWLPNLGSVGEMMSSIGISSLDQLFSDVPQSVRLKKPLNVAGKPLSEQEIVRRLEELERKNTQLVCPPFLGAGACPHYVPQAVKFVIGRSEFYTAYTPYQPEVSQGLLQAMFEYQSYMAELLEMEVVNSSLYDWGSALSEAVLMAHRVTGRRRVLVPETINPFHLQVLKTWTYGRGVVVERIPFDHRGLLSIEALEAELSKGEVAAVYVQQPNFLGVLEEELESVVELAKKHGALSIMGVNPLVLGVVRPPGEYGFDVAVGDGQELGLSLNYGGPMVGFFAVRWEGRLVRQMPGRIVGLTTDSEGRQSYALVLQTREQFTRREKATSNITTNEALMALANLVYLSLLGPNGLRELDEEIMSRSHYAARKLREVGASLPYSGEFFEEFLVRFPARYSKVKERIRSRGLHGGLQLDENSALFCVTEVHSKDNIDKMVEAVAEVM, encoded by the coding sequence CTGACGCGACACCCGTGGTTACCTAACTTAGGAAGCGTAGGGGAAATGATGAGTTCTATAGGAATTTCCTCACTCGATCAGCTGTTCTCGGATGTCCCCCAATCGGTTAGACTGAAGAAGCCATTGAACGTGGCTGGGAAGCCTCTCTCCGAGCAGGAGATAGTGAGGAGATTGGAGGAACTCGAAAGGAAGAACACTCAACTAGTATGTCCTCCATTCTTGGGCGCTGGAGCCTGTCCTCACTACGTCCCTCAGGCTGTGAAGTTCGTAATAGGGAGGTCAGAGTTCTACACGGCTTACACCCCATACCAGCCAGAGGTGTCCCAAGGCTTACTCCAGGCCATGTTCGAGTATCAGAGCTACATGGCCGAGCTCCTAGAAATGGAGGTGGTTAACTCATCTCTTTACGATTGGGGCTCTGCCCTCTCCGAGGCCGTCTTGATGGCACATAGGGTAACGGGAAGGCGAAGAGTTTTGGTCCCTGAGACTATTAATCCCTTTCATTTGCAAGTCTTGAAGACGTGGACCTACGGGAGAGGTGTCGTTGTCGAGCGAATTCCTTTCGACCACAGAGGCCTCTTGTCTATTGAGGCTCTGGAAGCCGAGCTCTCCAAGGGAGAGGTCGCAGCGGTCTACGTGCAGCAACCTAACTTCCTAGGTGTCCTCGAGGAGGAGTTGGAGTCTGTGGTTGAATTGGCGAAAAAGCATGGAGCACTGTCTATAATGGGAGTCAATCCATTGGTGTTAGGCGTGGTGAGGCCACCTGGAGAATATGGGTTCGATGTAGCAGTGGGGGACGGTCAGGAATTAGGGCTCTCCCTAAACTACGGTGGGCCAATGGTCGGATTCTTCGCAGTGAGGTGGGAAGGACGCCTAGTGAGGCAGATGCCTGGTAGGATTGTTGGACTAACTACCGACTCCGAGGGTAGACAGTCCTACGCCCTCGTTCTTCAGACTAGAGAACAGTTCACCAGAAGGGAGAAAGCCACATCCAACATAACCACCAACGAGGCTCTGATGGCCTTAGCTAACCTAGTGTACCTTAGTCTGCTCGGCCCAAATGGGCTGCGGGAGTTAGATGAGGAGATCATGAGCAGAAGTCACTATGCAGCTAGGAAGTTGCGAGAGGTGGGAGCCTCTTTGCCTTACAGTGGAGAGTTCTTCGAAGAGTTCCTAGTTAGGTTCCCAGCCCGATACAGCAAGGTTAAGGAGAGGATTCGAAGTAGGGGATTACACGGCGGACTTCAGCTAGACGAGAACTCTGCCTTATTCTGTGTTACTGAGGTTCACTCCAAGGACAATATAGATAAGATGGTAGAGGCTGTAGCGGAGGTCATGTGA
- the gcvPB gene encoding aminomethyl-transferring glycine dehydrogenase subunit GcvPB has translation MWNQARWEEPLLFQYKGKNRVGLAVPREDVNDRVEVPSSVKRRNPLELPELSELEVVRHFIRLSQMSYGVDVGMVPLGSCTMKYNPKVQEAASKLTENAHPLQDEDTVQGVLEMLYDMQNWLAEITGMEQCSLQVPAGSAGELAGVLMMKKYHEDKGETRTDMLVADSAHGTNPASAAMAGFKVVYVKTDHRGLVDYGLLKEIVGPSTAGFMLTNPNTLGLFEENILEIADTIHSVDGKLYYDGANLNGIVGVARPGDMGFDIVHLNLHKTFAVPHGGGGPGAGAICAKGDMVDYLPGPLVGRVDGSYSWSMEPHRSIGRIATFHGNVGNVVRSFAYLLGLGSDGVNMLGVMSTLATNYLMSRLQDVRGLQLPFPGRPRKHEVVYSVTPAYNEIGLTAEDVAKGLLDRGFYAPTIYFPPIVQESLMIEVTETEPKESIDEFARALYDVMREAYSDLKAVKQSPKRTSVSRLDYVKANHPSTFTPTFRVKRLREEGSLQVLK, from the coding sequence ATGTGGAACCAGGCTAGGTGGGAGGAACCCCTCCTTTTTCAGTACAAAGGGAAGAATAGAGTCGGATTAGCCGTTCCACGGGAAGACGTAAACGATCGAGTGGAAGTTCCAAGTTCAGTTAAGAGGAGGAATCCCCTGGAGTTACCTGAACTGTCGGAACTAGAGGTCGTAAGGCACTTCATAAGGCTGTCTCAGATGAGCTACGGAGTCGACGTTGGGATGGTGCCGTTGGGTTCCTGCACAATGAAGTATAACCCGAAAGTTCAGGAGGCCGCATCTAAATTGACGGAGAACGCTCATCCCCTACAGGACGAGGATACGGTGCAGGGCGTGTTAGAGATGTTGTACGATATGCAGAACTGGCTGGCTGAGATAACTGGAATGGAGCAGTGCAGCCTACAGGTACCTGCGGGTTCCGCAGGCGAGTTGGCAGGTGTTCTGATGATGAAGAAGTATCACGAGGATAAGGGGGAAACAAGGACGGATATGTTGGTTGCAGACAGCGCCCACGGCACCAACCCGGCTAGTGCAGCAATGGCCGGCTTCAAGGTAGTTTACGTAAAGACCGATCACAGGGGACTAGTTGACTACGGGCTACTCAAGGAGATCGTTGGGCCCTCTACGGCCGGATTCATGCTCACCAATCCAAACACGCTAGGCCTTTTCGAGGAGAACATCTTGGAGATCGCGGACACTATACACTCCGTAGATGGAAAGCTCTACTACGACGGTGCTAATTTGAATGGGATAGTTGGAGTCGCTAGGCCTGGAGACATGGGATTCGACATTGTTCATCTCAACCTACACAAGACCTTCGCGGTGCCTCATGGAGGTGGTGGTCCTGGAGCAGGAGCTATCTGTGCCAAGGGTGATATGGTAGATTACTTACCAGGTCCTCTTGTGGGACGCGTAGATGGGTCCTACTCCTGGTCTATGGAGCCCCACAGAAGTATAGGTAGAATCGCTACTTTCCACGGTAACGTGGGAAACGTCGTAAGGTCCTTCGCTTACTTGTTAGGACTAGGTTCGGATGGTGTGAATATGCTAGGTGTCATGAGTACGCTGGCCACTAACTACCTCATGTCTAGGCTTCAAGACGTGAGGGGACTGCAGCTTCCTTTCCCAGGAAGACCTAGAAAACACGAGGTTGTGTACAGTGTAACCCCCGCGTATAACGAGATAGGTTTGACGGCCGAGGATGTAGCTAAGGGCCTCTTAGACAGAGGCTTCTACGCCCCCACGATCTACTTCCCTCCTATAGTTCAGGAATCGTTAATGATAGAGGTAACCGAGACAGAACCCAAGGAGTCCATAGATGAGTTCGCTAGGGCTCTATATGACGTTATGAGGGAGGCCTACTCAGACCTTAAGGCAGTGAAGCAATCACCTAAGAGGACCTCAGTGTCTAGGTTGGACTACGTTAAGGCTAACCATCCAAGCACCTTCACTCCCACCTTCAGAGTTAAGAGGTTGAGAGAGGAGGGATCTCTTCAGGTTCTGAAGTAA
- a CDS encoding signal peptidase I, with translation MERTKKSDIAVIAVLLLIYFLMFTNVLAVASVDGVSMYPIYQNGDLVFYSPPNNVHVGDVIIYRSPYTSTYVVHMVVKENGDNYVTKGVDEITNPEPDNVLRLEPVDGIPLSRVQGVTFSIGGYELSIPYLGYLSLIFYRIF, from the coding sequence GTGGAGAGGACGAAGAAGAGTGACATCGCCGTAATAGCTGTCCTTTTGTTAATCTACTTTCTCATGTTCACCAACGTTCTCGCAGTAGCTAGCGTGGACGGTGTCTCCATGTACCCAATATATCAGAACGGAGATTTAGTCTTCTACAGTCCTCCCAATAATGTCCATGTAGGTGACGTGATAATTTACCGATCTCCCTACACGTCAACATATGTAGTACATATGGTAGTAAAGGAGAACGGAGATAACTACGTGACGAAAGGAGTGGACGAGATAACTAACCCTGAGCCAGATAACGTACTTAGGTTAGAGCCCGTTGATGGGATCCCGCTGAGTAGAGTTCAAGGGGTCACGTTCTCGATTGGAGGCTACGAATTATCGATTCCTTACCTCGGTTACCTCTCTCTCATCTTCTACAGGATCTTCTAA
- a CDS encoding chromatin protein Cren7, translated as MPKKRKEAQDVCPACGNKVDKPTKTWQLVSPLPDAQGRITITVMGVYECDKCGNRWKGVVSKIKAGGSGVEVEGKKGKKRIETGEQEKDEGYVIELDLGDEGGEDEEE; from the coding sequence ATGCCAAAGAAGAGGAAGGAGGCGCAAGACGTATGTCCAGCTTGCGGGAACAAGGTTGACAAGCCGACTAAGACGTGGCAACTGGTCTCACCTCTGCCTGACGCGCAGGGAAGGATCACTATTACAGTGATGGGGGTGTACGAGTGTGATAAGTGCGGCAACAGGTGGAAGGGGGTAGTCTCCAAGATAAAGGCGGGAGGGAGCGGAGTTGAAGTTGAGGGGAAGAAGGGGAAGAAGAGGATAGAGACGGGAGAGCAAGAGAAAGACGAAGGGTATGTTATAGAACTTGACTTAGGAGACGAGGGTGGAGAGGACGAAGAAGAGTGA
- the cdvA gene encoding cell division protein CdvA: MPLSQDILVRYVGRKVKDVYGRDFGYLIHVYSEIDGQVTGVEIVNGSVFQTIDPARFKVEGESLYVLPEWKAEAMRVVGLLDKIRKRQKALEELYSKGEINKSMYDDMKRKLDSEAIKLKEDHMRIRNKLRGRLNEIEDQLVQIDKAMTAVKVSYIASETPEEQYKSSVEVLRQGRESYGLEKDDIKKTLDRLDSQDKEPVEIKPSPIAVPSEPKKEEQSIQLPFPIKVVNNTNTL; encoded by the coding sequence ATGCCGCTTTCCCAAGATATATTGGTAAGGTATGTTGGAAGGAAGGTTAAAGATGTTTACGGAAGGGATTTCGGTTACCTCATTCACGTTTACAGCGAAATAGATGGCCAAGTAACTGGAGTGGAGATAGTCAATGGCTCTGTGTTTCAGACCATAGACCCTGCTAGGTTTAAGGTGGAGGGGGAGTCACTTTACGTTCTTCCCGAGTGGAAGGCTGAGGCCATGAGGGTCGTCGGACTTCTAGATAAGATAAGGAAGAGGCAGAAGGCGCTGGAGGAGCTTTATAGCAAAGGGGAGATAAATAAGTCCATGTACGACGACATGAAAAGGAAGCTGGACTCAGAGGCCATAAAACTAAAGGAAGATCATATGAGGATCAGAAATAAGCTGAGGGGAAGATTGAACGAGATCGAAGATCAGTTAGTCCAAATCGATAAAGCGATGACAGCGGTGAAGGTTAGCTACATAGCATCGGAGACCCCAGAGGAACAGTACAAGAGCTCCGTCGAGGTCCTGAGACAGGGGAGGGAGAGCTACGGTCTTGAGAAGGACGACATAAAGAAGACTCTGGATAGGCTTGATTCTCAGGATAAGGAGCCCGTGGAAATAAAGCCCTCACCAATAGCAGTCCCCAGCGAACCCAAAAAAGAGGAGCAATCGATACAACTACCTTTCCCTATTAAAGTTGTAAATAACACCAACACGCTCTGA
- the cdvB gene encoding cell division protein CdvB yields the protein MPVLDKFPFIKRGNSKKAQLGLLLEEISVRLKDQQMKLDEAMRRLKDRDKELFDRVVRSQMESDVAKAAIYAEEISDIRKMLKIIYTASLAIEKVRLKLETVQELQGLSLVLLPVLKILGGLKEQVKGIAPDVAVALDSITSSVNSIAVETGILNEKAVVPAIVDEQAKKILDEAQKMAENKLKESLPALPQPPSEPPKVKTSTKKFGEEDLLNYVSRTNGFIDVEHVSKIYGVDKEEVMELLRLLARKGVIVLEE from the coding sequence ATGCCTGTATTGGACAAGTTTCCCTTCATTAAGAGGGGGAACTCTAAGAAGGCCCAGTTGGGGCTCCTTCTGGAGGAGATCTCAGTTAGGTTGAAGGATCAGCAGATGAAGCTGGACGAGGCCATGCGTAGACTTAAGGATAGAGACAAGGAGCTCTTCGACCGGGTCGTCAGGTCCCAGATGGAGTCAGACGTGGCCAAGGCCGCCATATACGCCGAGGAGATCTCCGACATAAGGAAGATGTTGAAGATCATATACACAGCATCCTTAGCTATTGAGAAGGTTCGTCTTAAGTTGGAGACGGTGCAGGAGTTGCAGGGACTGTCACTTGTATTGCTCCCCGTGCTTAAGATATTGGGTGGATTGAAGGAGCAAGTAAAGGGCATTGCGCCCGACGTAGCTGTGGCCTTAGACTCTATCACTAGTAGTGTTAACAGCATAGCTGTGGAGACAGGTATACTAAACGAGAAGGCAGTAGTCCCAGCAATTGTGGACGAGCAAGCGAAGAAGATTCTAGACGAAGCACAGAAAATGGCCGAGAATAAGTTGAAAGAATCTCTGCCAGCACTCCCCCAGCCACCCTCCGAACCTCCAAAGGTTAAGACATCAACTAAGAAGTTCGGCGAAGAGGACCTTCTAAATTACGTAAGTAGAACTAACGGCTTCATTGATGTGGAACATGTAAGTAAGATCTACGGGGTCGATAAGGAAGAAGTAATGGAGCTCTTGAGGTTACTAGCTAGAAAGGGAGTGATAGTGCT